The genomic stretch AAGTTACCATTACAGGGGTAACTTTTATATAAAAGAAGGTAGATAAAATATGAACAAACGTGTTTATTTGTTAACGATTGTCTCGTTTGTGGTTGGGATGGTTGAGCTAATCATCGGCGGCATCCTTGACCTGATTGCTGACGATCTTGGCGTTAGCCTCGGTAAAGCGGGCTTTCTGATCACGATCTTCTCGTTGGTGTTCGCCATCGCGGCACCTATCCTGCTTACGATGACTGCTCATATCGAGAGAAAACGACTAACTATCATCTCATTATTTGTGTTCCTAATAGGAAACGCACTCGTGATCGTGAGTCAGACGTATTCAATGCTTCTCATTGCACGAATTTTATCCGCGGTCAGTGGTTCGTTGCTCGTTGTACTTTGTGTAACGATGGCCTCGAACATCGTGGAAGAAAAATATCGAGCTCGCGCGATTGGCGTGGTGTTCATGGGAATCAGTGCTTCGCTTGTACTCGGCATACCGATCGGTTTAATGCTCGGAAATGCGTTCGGCTGGCGCGCACCGTTTATCTTGATCACTGCACTTACCGTTCTATCCATACTCGGTGTGCATTTTTTCATGAATACGTTGGCTCCAAAACCGGCGATTCCGATCAAAGAACAGCTGCGCACCTTGAAAAATAGACGTATCTTGTTTGCGCAGATCACATCGTTCCTGTTCTTAGCCGGTCATCTAACGTTATACGGATACCTGACTCCATTTTTAAAAATGGCACTTGGACTTAACGGAACATGGGTTAGCATCGTATACTTAATATTCGGTGTTGCTGCCGTCTTTGGCGGCGGAATCGGTGGTATGCTCGCTGACAAATTCGGCACGAAGCCTACAATACTAGGCGTTATTATTGTTTTTGCGATCTCAATCTTTATGATTCCTTATACAACGTTTGCTTTTCCGCTATTTTTAGTAGTCATGGTGATCTGGAGCATGCTCAGCTGGGCAATCACTCCGGCGATGCAGAGCTATCTGATCGAATCTTCACCTGAAACATCCGACATTCAGCAGAGTCTGAACAACTCGGCGCTTCATTTCGGGATCGCGTTCGGGTCCATGATCGGCGG from Bacillus sp. E(2018) encodes the following:
- a CDS encoding MFS transporter, with translation MNKRVYLLTIVSFVVGMVELIIGGILDLIADDLGVSLGKAGFLITIFSLVFAIAAPILLTMTAHIERKRLTIISLFVFLIGNALVIVSQTYSMLLIARILSAVSGSLLVVLCVTMASNIVEEKYRARAIGVVFMGISASLVLGIPIGLMLGNAFGWRAPFILITALTVLSILGVHFFMNTLAPKPAIPIKEQLRTLKNRRILFAQITSFLFLAGHLTLYGYLTPFLKMALGLNGTWVSIVYLIFGVAAVFGGGIGGMLADKFGTKPTILGVIIVFAISIFMIPYTTFAFPLFLVVMVIWSMLSWAITPAMQSYLIESSPETSDIQQSLNNSALHFGIAFGSMIGGIVIENASVENNATVGGLLIILALGTAVLSMTKKARRTEESAHTIS